The following are from one region of the Planctomycetota bacterium genome:
- a CDS encoding spore coat protein CotH yields the protein MSSRRLIPARVAAALVVALALVRMTPGQPPSGRDGLVPSSGPGGSFGPGFGGPGGGFGGFGGPGGGDIALVDELDADGNGRLDGEERTAAREAARARRRGGGGPRGFGGPRGTPQPGPRVAPADVAGGGDADLYDTGVLRTLFLDFATDDWEEELADFYGTDVDVPARLSVDGRVIEGVGVHFRGASSYFSVPAGWKRSLNVSIDHTDPEADLLGYRTLNLLNANSDPSLMSTVLYSHIAGEYLPTPRANFVRFVINGECWGVYVNVQQADKTFFRERFGSSKGHRWKVRGSPGGRGGLEYFGDDPKAYRRVFEIKSKDTDAAWRDLIDLCRIIHDTPLQRLEEALRPRLDIDGVLWFLALDTALLNSDGYWTRASDYTLFEDAAGVFHLVPHDMNEAFGLARMGGPPGGFAGGPGGPRGPGDGGVALDPLVAIDDPGKPLRAGLLGIPTLRERYLDHVRTIARDRLDWEVVGPLVARWRALIEDAVRADTRKLSSTEAFLAVTAPGPVPPEADRSATLRELVERRRTFLLEYRDPNGGSASADPAGSSTR from the coding sequence ATGTCTTCCCGTCGACTCATCCCCGCGCGGGTGGCAGCGGCACTGGTCGTCGCGCTGGCGCTTGTGCGAATGACTCCCGGCCAACCACCGAGCGGTCGCGACGGGCTCGTGCCCTCCTCCGGGCCCGGAGGGAGCTTCGGACCTGGTTTCGGCGGGCCTGGCGGTGGTTTCGGCGGCTTCGGGGGGCCGGGGGGCGGCGACATCGCGCTGGTGGACGAGCTCGATGCCGACGGCAACGGCCGGCTCGACGGAGAGGAACGCACGGCGGCGCGCGAAGCGGCCCGCGCGCGGCGCCGGGGCGGTGGCGGGCCCCGCGGGTTCGGCGGCCCCCGCGGCACTCCGCAGCCGGGACCCCGTGTCGCGCCGGCCGACGTCGCCGGAGGAGGCGATGCCGACCTCTACGACACCGGCGTCCTCCGCACGCTGTTCCTCGACTTCGCGACCGACGACTGGGAAGAGGAGCTGGCCGATTTCTACGGGACCGACGTCGACGTGCCGGCGCGGCTGTCCGTCGATGGGCGAGTGATCGAGGGGGTCGGCGTCCATTTCCGGGGTGCCTCGTCCTACTTCTCGGTCCCCGCGGGTTGGAAACGCTCGCTGAACGTGTCGATCGACCACACCGATCCCGAGGCCGATCTGCTCGGCTACCGGACCCTCAACCTACTCAATGCCAACAGTGACCCGAGCCTGATGAGCACGGTGCTCTACTCGCACATCGCCGGCGAGTATCTCCCCACGCCGCGGGCCAACTTCGTCCGCTTCGTGATCAACGGCGAATGCTGGGGCGTGTACGTCAACGTCCAGCAGGCCGACAAGACCTTCTTCCGCGAGCGCTTCGGCAGCTCCAAGGGGCACCGTTGGAAGGTCCGTGGGAGCCCCGGCGGGCGCGGCGGCCTCGAGTATTTCGGCGACGATCCCAAGGCCTACCGACGGGTGTTCGAGATCAAGTCAAAAGACACGGACGCCGCGTGGCGCGACCTGATCGACCTCTGCAGGATCATCCACGACACGCCGCTGCAGCGCCTCGAGGAAGCCCTCCGGCCGCGGCTCGACATCGACGGCGTGCTCTGGTTCCTCGCCCTCGACACGGCGCTGCTCAACAGCGACGGCTACTGGACCCGGGCGAGCGATTACACGCTGTTCGAGGACGCCGCAGGGGTGTTTCACCTCGTGCCGCACGACATGAACGAGGCGTTCGGCCTGGCGCGGATGGGGGGACCGCCGGGGGGCTTTGCGGGAGGACCCGGCGGCCCGCGCGGGCCCGGGGATGGCGGCGTCGCGCTCGATCCGCTCGTGGCGATCGACGACCCGGGAAAGCCGCTCCGCGCCGGGTTGCTCGGGATCCCGACGCTCCGGGAGCGCTATCTCGACCACGTCCGGACGATCGCCCGTGACCGACTCGACTGGGAGGTCGTCGGCCCGCTCGTGGCACGCTGGCGGGCGCTGATCGAAGATGCGGTCCGTGCCGACACGCGCAAGCTGTCATCGACGGAGGCGTTTCTCGCGGTCACGGCGCCCGGCCCGGTGCCACCGGAGGCGGATCGTTCCGCCACGCTCCGCGAGCTCGTCGAACGGCGCCGCACCTTTCTGCTTGAATACCGCGATCCGAACGGTGGCTCCGCGTCCGCCGACCCCGCCGGGAGCTCCACCCGATGA
- a CDS encoding adenylate/guanylate cyclase domain-containing protein produces MAGTVFATARGPGRRLPFRGWRAPSQEAFHAPPFGHLPEGAAARRAQERWIASNPLPTARQDLVEHPDDDSAYAAAHARFHPAFARAVRIFRFEDIMLIDAETLDIVYSYQKTPEFGTNLETGPSAGTLLAAKVRSLRGDRDRDDFRIVDFERYRPRLGKAMGFAISPIFDNAQMIGILAIQFPIDSINKVLTNNFDWQSQGLGASGECYLVGPDHTLRSRSRFMHEDPEGFVAEADAPIRRFGRTVVGVASGLALGSTLLALLFSHLLTRPLVRLADAARRLGAGQTDVAVPVATDDEFGQLGRVFNDMAIDIRRRKEQLEQQVIRNEELLLSILPASAVEQRRDGDERASREFADVTVLCADLAGVDALAARDGDARALAAVGDLVAAIDEAAEAAGVEKVRAIGGSYLAVCGLSVARPDHTRRMIDFGRSIERLVAAFQREHRVDVRAAIGINCGPVVGGVVGRRKFLYDLWGDTVAVARRLAADGTAIRVTGRVRERTGDLFTFHGPESVTLEGRAPIETWSLDRAEGR; encoded by the coding sequence GTGGCCGGCACGGTCTTCGCAACCGCGCGCGGCCCCGGCCGCCGGCTACCCTTCAGGGGGTGGCGGGCGCCATCCCAGGAGGCGTTTCATGCTCCGCCGTTTGGGCATCTTCCCGAGGGAGCCGCGGCCCGGCGCGCGCAGGAGCGCTGGATCGCGTCCAACCCCCTGCCCACGGCCCGCCAGGATCTCGTCGAGCATCCCGACGACGATTCCGCCTACGCCGCCGCGCACGCCCGGTTCCACCCCGCGTTCGCGCGGGCCGTCCGGATCTTCCGCTTCGAAGACATCATGCTCATCGATGCCGAGACACTCGACATCGTCTACAGCTACCAGAAGACGCCCGAGTTCGGGACCAATCTCGAGACCGGCCCCTCCGCCGGCACCCTCCTCGCCGCGAAGGTCCGGAGCCTGCGCGGCGACCGCGACCGCGACGATTTCCGGATCGTCGACTTCGAGCGCTACCGTCCCCGCCTCGGGAAGGCGATGGGGTTCGCCATCAGCCCGATCTTCGACAACGCGCAGATGATCGGGATCCTCGCGATCCAGTTTCCGATCGACTCGATCAACAAGGTCCTGACCAACAACTTCGACTGGCAATCGCAGGGCCTGGGGGCCAGCGGCGAATGCTATCTGGTCGGTCCCGACCACACGCTCCGCAGCCGGTCGCGCTTCATGCACGAGGACCCGGAGGGGTTCGTGGCCGAGGCCGACGCCCCGATCCGCCGCTTCGGCCGGACCGTGGTCGGCGTCGCCAGCGGGCTGGCGCTCGGCTCGACGCTGCTGGCGCTGCTCTTCTCCCACCTCCTCACCCGGCCGCTGGTGCGCCTCGCCGACGCGGCCCGTCGGCTCGGCGCCGGGCAGACCGACGTCGCCGTGCCGGTCGCGACCGACGACGAATTCGGCCAGCTCGGCCGCGTGTTCAACGACATGGCGATCGACATCCGTCGGCGCAAGGAGCAGCTCGAGCAGCAGGTGATCCGGAACGAGGAATTGCTCCTCTCGATCCTCCCCGCCTCGGCCGTCGAGCAGCGGCGCGACGGCGACGAGCGGGCGAGCCGCGAGTTCGCCGACGTCACGGTGCTCTGTGCCGACCTCGCCGGGGTCGACGCCCTGGCCGCCCGCGACGGCGACGCCCGGGCGCTGGCGGCCGTCGGCGACCTGGTGGCGGCGATCGACGAGGCGGCCGAGGCGGCCGGCGTCGAGAAGGTCCGCGCCATCGGCGGCTCGTACCTCGCCGTCTGCGGGCTGTCGGTGGCCCGGCCCGACCACACCCGGCGGATGATCGATTTCGGCCGCTCGATCGAGCGCCTCGTCGCCGCGTTCCAACGCGAGCATCGCGTCGACGTCCGGGCCGCGATCGGCATCAACTGCGGCCCGGTCGTCGGCGGGGTCGTCGGCCGGCGGAAGTTCCTCTACGACCTGTGGGGCGACACCGTCGCCGTCGCGCGCCGGCTCGCCGCCGACGGCACCGCGATCCGGGTGACCGGCCGCGTCCGTGAGCGGACCGGCGACCTGTTCACGTTCCACGGTCCCGAGTCGGTCACGCTCGAAGGACGGGCGCCGATCGAGACCTGGAGCCTCGACCGAGCGGAGGGGCGATGA
- a CDS encoding mechanosensitive ion channel, protein MNWLSEPEIARQVPGFWPAIGLAIGFPLVMVVLGEAIAACERRGIALARSLRTVRSLLVPAAALLAFVAVVLGLPADGLVVRLAETWFWIAALFTLTRLLNDLFFGRATVGSWQERVPTLFRDLVRFGLVAIGGLVIYSKVWGQDVGGALTALGVGSVVIGLALQEPLGNLVSGLMLLFERPLAVGDWVTAGGVTGKVIGINWRSIHIETPTRELHVVPNVSLYKSEFSNLSRPTPVRTEVVELGLSYDDPPDRVKRIVLDMLADTPGVLADPPPLVRTVNYADFSVIYRVIFSVAAQDDVPAIRDLVMTRIWYTVRRTGLTIPFPIQMEYAPGESPGKPAPNAADLVAEQPRYRAAVATAASRPAEVLEYAAGETVHSSRRRFSGFGLVVGGHADLWTRDASGQRVRIGALGPGDCLGDQLAVGSARDDIEVVADAELRVVSLDPAAVGDLLDRSPALAAEIGDALETRRQAARTARTARAQPTPAS, encoded by the coding sequence ATGAACTGGCTGTCCGAACCCGAGATCGCCCGCCAGGTGCCCGGCTTCTGGCCGGCGATCGGGCTGGCGATCGGGTTTCCCCTGGTGATGGTCGTGCTCGGCGAGGCGATCGCGGCCTGCGAGCGCCGCGGCATCGCGTTGGCCCGGTCGCTGCGCACCGTGCGCTCGCTGCTGGTCCCGGCGGCGGCGCTGCTGGCGTTCGTGGCGGTGGTCCTCGGGCTTCCCGCCGACGGGCTCGTCGTCCGCCTCGCCGAGACCTGGTTCTGGATCGCCGCGCTGTTCACGCTCACGAGGCTCCTCAACGACCTGTTCTTCGGCCGCGCCACGGTGGGTTCGTGGCAGGAGCGCGTACCGACGCTGTTCCGTGACCTCGTCCGCTTCGGCCTCGTCGCCATCGGCGGCCTGGTGATCTACTCCAAGGTCTGGGGCCAGGACGTCGGGGGCGCGCTGACGGCCCTCGGCGTCGGCTCGGTTGTCATCGGCCTGGCCCTCCAGGAACCGCTCGGGAACCTCGTCTCGGGGTTGATGCTCCTCTTCGAGCGCCCGCTCGCCGTCGGCGACTGGGTCACGGCCGGCGGCGTCACCGGGAAGGTGATCGGGATCAACTGGCGCAGCATCCACATCGAGACGCCGACGCGCGAGCTGCACGTCGTCCCCAACGTCTCCCTCTACAAGAGCGAGTTCAGCAACCTTTCGCGTCCGACCCCGGTGCGCACCGAGGTGGTGGAGCTCGGGCTCAGCTACGACGATCCCCCCGACCGCGTCAAGCGGATCGTCCTCGACATGCTCGCCGACACGCCGGGGGTGCTCGCCGACCCCCCGCCGTTGGTGCGGACGGTCAACTACGCCGACTTCTCGGTGATCTACCGGGTGATCTTCTCGGTCGCCGCCCAGGACGACGTCCCTGCGATCCGCGACCTGGTGATGACGCGGATCTGGTACACCGTCCGCCGCACCGGTCTCACGATCCCGTTCCCGATCCAGATGGAGTACGCGCCGGGCGAGAGCCCGGGCAAGCCGGCGCCGAACGCCGCCGACCTCGTCGCCGAGCAGCCCCGCTACCGCGCCGCGGTCGCCACGGCGGCATCGCGCCCGGCGGAGGTGCTCGAGTACGCCGCCGGCGAGACGGTCCATTCGTCGCGGCGCCGGTTCAGCGGATTCGGTCTGGTGGTCGGCGGCCACGCGGATCTGTGGACGCGCGACGCGTCCGGGCAGCGGGTGCGGATCGGGGCCCTCGGCCCGGGTGACTGCCTCGGCGACCAGCTCGCGGTCGGCTCGGCCCGCGACGACATCGAAGTCGTCGCCGACGCGGAGCTGCGCGTCGTGTCGCTCGATCCGGCCGCCGTCGGCGACCTCCTCGACCGTTCGCCCGCCCTGGCAGCCGAGATCGGCGACGCCCTCGAGACGCGGCGCCAGGCGGCGCGGACGGCGCGGACCGCCCGCGCCCAGCCCACGCCGGCTTCCTGA
- a CDS encoding lipase family protein gives MSIPRPVLRAASPGDAGSAAYLCEASALAYLPEAEGKRAFAEILGLDARLFSVDNTQAWLGDDDDHVVVAFRGTESPTSLDGLKDVLLTDAMNLLVVPEGRLGHDLAAAGVGARFHKGFVDAIAGIWPPLVTAVEGEVTKRDRPVWLTGHSLGGALALLAAWLLKRRFIAVEEVSTFGAPMIGNAAAREAFNREFAGRVHRYVNGRDPVPKLPALSLVANEFVHVDRERLLGPHPMTGLGEMLGGLVSRAAGGLLAGALLDDAWKGINDEVAMHFLDHYRQLLRG, from the coding sequence ATGAGCATTCCGCGTCCCGTCCTCCGCGCGGCGTCGCCCGGCGATGCCGGCAGCGCCGCCTATCTCTGCGAGGCCAGCGCCCTGGCGTATCTCCCCGAGGCCGAGGGAAAGCGGGCGTTCGCCGAGATCCTCGGCCTCGACGCCCGGCTGTTCAGCGTCGACAACACGCAGGCCTGGCTGGGCGACGACGACGACCACGTCGTCGTCGCCTTCCGCGGCACCGAGTCGCCGACCAGCCTCGACGGCCTCAAGGACGTCCTCCTCACCGACGCCATGAACCTCCTCGTCGTCCCCGAGGGGCGCCTCGGCCACGACCTCGCCGCCGCCGGGGTCGGGGCCCGTTTTCACAAGGGGTTCGTCGACGCGATCGCCGGGATTTGGCCGCCGCTGGTGACGGCGGTCGAGGGGGAGGTCACGAAGCGCGACCGGCCCGTGTGGCTCACCGGCCACAGCCTCGGCGGGGCGCTGGCGCTGCTCGCCGCCTGGCTGCTCAAGCGGCGGTTCATCGCCGTCGAGGAGGTCTCGACGTTCGGCGCGCCGATGATCGGCAACGCCGCCGCCCGCGAAGCGTTCAACCGGGAATTCGCCGGCCGGGTCCACCGCTACGTCAACGGCCGCGATCCCGTCCCCAAGCTGCCGGCGTTGTCGCTGGTCGCCAACGAGTTCGTCCATGTCGATCGCGAGCGGCTTCTCGGGCCCCATCCGATGACCGGCCTCGGGGAGATGCTCGGCGGGCTCGTGTCGCGCGCGGCGGGGGGGCTGCTGGCAGGCGCGCTGCTCGACGACGCCTGGAAGGGGATCAACGACGAGGTGGCGATGCATTTCCTCGACCACTACCGGCAGCTGCTCCGCGGATGA
- a CDS encoding EF-hand domain-containing protein — MAFDADGDGRLTALELPARFQRIRNRADPDRRGFATRDGLLAALRARDEEGRSRDGGGGFRGPDPGMLVEMLLRFDADGDGRLSRDELAAAAAVLVGPGGPPSAAPVAPPPGERRAPQ, encoded by the coding sequence ATGGCGTTCGACGCCGACGGCGACGGCCGCCTGACCGCACTCGAGCTGCCGGCGCGGTTCCAGCGGATCCGCAACCGGGCCGACCCCGACCGGCGCGGCTTCGCCACGCGCGACGGGCTGCTCGCGGCCCTCCGCGCGCGGGACGAGGAAGGCCGTAGCCGGGACGGGGGCGGCGGGTTCCGCGGTCCCGATCCGGGGATGCTCGTCGAGATGCTCCTGCGCTTCGACGCCGACGGCGACGGCCGGCTGTCGCGCGACGAACTGGCGGCGGCAGCCGCGGTTCTCGTCGGGCCCGGCGGACCTCCGTCTGCGGCCCCTGTCGCTCCGCCCCCCGGAGAACGTCGTGCGCCGCAGTGA
- a CDS encoding DUF4956 domain-containing protein — MNDWLLDAFPGDAELQLSDVVIRLVAALLLGAVVGTIYRVTRSRPAVGRADLTQTLLLLAVVIAMITLAIGSNVARAFSLVGALAIVRFRSVVDDPRDTAFVILAVAVGLAVGAGFLVVPLVGLPIAAVVALGFAARARGRDAGPVPCRVVVRVDPDRDPAGLFKIVTAALPNARLERAGTAKKGTVVELVYAARLADPAAGVALVRRLRGEPGVAAVDLVCRPKS, encoded by the coding sequence ATGAACGACTGGCTGCTCGACGCCTTTCCGGGCGACGCCGAACTGCAACTCTCCGACGTCGTCATCCGCCTCGTCGCGGCGCTTCTCCTCGGCGCCGTCGTCGGGACCATCTACCGCGTCACCCGCTCCCGGCCCGCCGTCGGCCGTGCCGACCTGACCCAGACGCTGCTCCTCCTCGCCGTCGTGATCGCGATGATCACGTTGGCGATCGGAAGCAACGTCGCCCGCGCGTTCAGCCTCGTCGGTGCGCTGGCGATCGTCCGGTTCCGCAGCGTGGTCGACGATCCGCGCGACACGGCGTTCGTGATCCTCGCCGTCGCCGTCGGGCTGGCGGTGGGAGCGGGGTTCCTCGTCGTGCCGTTGGTCGGCCTGCCGATTGCTGCCGTCGTCGCGCTCGGGTTCGCGGCCCGCGCCCGGGGCCGCGATGCCGGCCCGGTGCCGTGCCGGGTCGTCGTGCGCGTCGATCCCGACCGCGATCCGGCCGGGCTGTTCAAAATCGTCACCGCGGCCCTGCCCAACGCCCGGCTCGAACGCGCGGGCACGGCGAAGAAGGGCACGGTCGTCGAACTCGTCTACGCTGCCCGTCTCGCCGACCCCGCCGCGGGCGTGGCACTGGTGCGCCGGCTCCGTGGCGAGCCGGGGGTGGCGGCGGTCGACCTGGTCTGCCGGCCGAAGTCCTGA